A window of Patagioenas fasciata isolate bPatFas1 chromosome 5, bPatFas1.hap1, whole genome shotgun sequence contains these coding sequences:
- the ZFYVE21 gene encoding zinc finger FYVE domain-containing protein 21 isoform X2, protein MSGCEARDAKKLVRSPSGLRMVPEHRSARSPFGLDEPPWVPDKEHHCRRCGKCFCDKCCSKKVPLPRMCFVDPVRQCAECALISQKEAEFYDKQLKVLMNGATFFVTLGTSDKSELMVCRLSNNQRYLVLDGDSHYEIEIIQISTVQILTEGFTPGDKDIHTYTSLLESQHITEGGNTRAIGMILQYKVPGSEELTQMKFTASEDLSCNKKLSASWLAAMHKATKLLYESRDQ, encoded by the exons ATGTCGGGCTGTGAGGCCCGCGACGCGAAGAAGCTGGTGCGCTCACCCAGCGGGCTGCGCATGGTGCCTGAGCAccgctccgcccgcagcccctTCGGCTTGGACGAGCCCCCCTGGGTGCCTGACAAGGAG CATCACTGCCGAAGATGCGGGAAGTGCTTCTGTGACAAGTGCTGCAGTAAAAAAGTGCCTCTGCCCCGCATGTGCTTCGTGGACCCTGTACGCCAGTGTGCTGAATGTGCCCTCATCTCTCAGAAAGAAGCGGAGTTTTATGACAAACAGCTTAAAGTACTCATGAATG GTGCTACATTTTTTGTAACTCTGGGAACATCCGATAAATCTGAGCTCATGGTTTGTCGACTTTCCAACAATCAGAG ATACCTGGTTTTGGATGGAGACAGCCACTATGAAATTGAAATTATACAGATTTCAACTGTTCAGATACTCACAGAGGGATTTACTCCTGGAG ACAAAGATATTCACACTTACACCAGCCTTCTGGAGAGCCAGCATATTACTGAAG GAGGTAACACTCGTGCCATAGGAATGATTCTGCAATACAAAGTACCCGGCTCAGAGGAGCTCACGCAGATGAAGTTCACAGCCAGCGAAGACTTGAGCTGCAACAAGAAGCTGTCAGCCAGCTGGCTGGCTGCTATGCATAAG GCAACAAAACTTCTTTACGAGTCTCGGGACCAGTAA
- the ZFYVE21 gene encoding zinc finger FYVE domain-containing protein 21 isoform X1, producing MSGCEARDAKKLVRSPSGLRMVPEHRSARSPFGLDEPPWVPDKECPRCMQCDTKFDFITRKHHCRRCGKCFCDKCCSKKVPLPRMCFVDPVRQCAECALISQKEAEFYDKQLKVLMNGATFFVTLGTSDKSELMVCRLSNNQRYLVLDGDSHYEIEIIQISTVQILTEGFTPGDKDIHTYTSLLESQHITEGGNTRAIGMILQYKVPGSEELTQMKFTASEDLSCNKKLSASWLAAMHKATKLLYESRDQ from the exons ATGTCGGGCTGTGAGGCCCGCGACGCGAAGAAGCTGGTGCGCTCACCCAGCGGGCTGCGCATGGTGCCTGAGCAccgctccgcccgcagcccctTCGGCTTGGACGAGCCCCCCTGGGTGCCTGACAAGGAG TGCCCAAGATGTATGCAGTGTGACACAAAATTTGACTTCATAACTAGAAAG CATCACTGCCGAAGATGCGGGAAGTGCTTCTGTGACAAGTGCTGCAGTAAAAAAGTGCCTCTGCCCCGCATGTGCTTCGTGGACCCTGTACGCCAGTGTGCTGAATGTGCCCTCATCTCTCAGAAAGAAGCGGAGTTTTATGACAAACAGCTTAAAGTACTCATGAATG GTGCTACATTTTTTGTAACTCTGGGAACATCCGATAAATCTGAGCTCATGGTTTGTCGACTTTCCAACAATCAGAG ATACCTGGTTTTGGATGGAGACAGCCACTATGAAATTGAAATTATACAGATTTCAACTGTTCAGATACTCACAGAGGGATTTACTCCTGGAG ACAAAGATATTCACACTTACACCAGCCTTCTGGAGAGCCAGCATATTACTGAAG GAGGTAACACTCGTGCCATAGGAATGATTCTGCAATACAAAGTACCCGGCTCAGAGGAGCTCACGCAGATGAAGTTCACAGCCAGCGAAGACTTGAGCTGCAACAAGAAGCTGTCAGCCAGCTGGCTGGCTGCTATGCATAAG GCAACAAAACTTCTTTACGAGTCTCGGGACCAGTAA
- the ZFYVE21 gene encoding zinc finger FYVE domain-containing protein 21 isoform X4 yields the protein MQCDTKFDFITRKHHCRRCGKCFCDKCCSKKVPLPRMCFVDPVRQCAECALISQKEAEFYDKQLKVLMNGATFFVTLGTSDKSELMVCRLSNNQRYLVLDGDSHYEIEIIQISTVQILTEGFTPGDKDIHTYTSLLESQHITEGGNTRAIGMILQYKVPGSEELTQMKFTASEDLSCNKKLSASWLAAMHKATKLLYESRDQ from the exons ATGCAGTGTGACACAAAATTTGACTTCATAACTAGAAAG CATCACTGCCGAAGATGCGGGAAGTGCTTCTGTGACAAGTGCTGCAGTAAAAAAGTGCCTCTGCCCCGCATGTGCTTCGTGGACCCTGTACGCCAGTGTGCTGAATGTGCCCTCATCTCTCAGAAAGAAGCGGAGTTTTATGACAAACAGCTTAAAGTACTCATGAATG GTGCTACATTTTTTGTAACTCTGGGAACATCCGATAAATCTGAGCTCATGGTTTGTCGACTTTCCAACAATCAGAG ATACCTGGTTTTGGATGGAGACAGCCACTATGAAATTGAAATTATACAGATTTCAACTGTTCAGATACTCACAGAGGGATTTACTCCTGGAG ACAAAGATATTCACACTTACACCAGCCTTCTGGAGAGCCAGCATATTACTGAAG GAGGTAACACTCGTGCCATAGGAATGATTCTGCAATACAAAGTACCCGGCTCAGAGGAGCTCACGCAGATGAAGTTCACAGCCAGCGAAGACTTGAGCTGCAACAAGAAGCTGTCAGCCAGCTGGCTGGCTGCTATGCATAAG GCAACAAAACTTCTTTACGAGTCTCGGGACCAGTAA
- the ZFYVE21 gene encoding zinc finger FYVE domain-containing protein 21 isoform X3, whose protein sequence is MSGCEARDAKKLVRSPSGLRMVPEHRSARSPFGLDEPPWVPDKECPRCMQCDTKFDFITRKHHCRRCGKCFCDKCCSKKVPLPRMCFVDPVRQCAECALISQKEAEFYDKQLKVLMNGATFFVTLGTSDKSELMVCRLSNNQRYLVLDGDSHYEIEIIQISTVQILTEGFTPGGGNTRAIGMILQYKVPGSEELTQMKFTASEDLSCNKKLSASWLAAMHKATKLLYESRDQ, encoded by the exons ATGTCGGGCTGTGAGGCCCGCGACGCGAAGAAGCTGGTGCGCTCACCCAGCGGGCTGCGCATGGTGCCTGAGCAccgctccgcccgcagcccctTCGGCTTGGACGAGCCCCCCTGGGTGCCTGACAAGGAG TGCCCAAGATGTATGCAGTGTGACACAAAATTTGACTTCATAACTAGAAAG CATCACTGCCGAAGATGCGGGAAGTGCTTCTGTGACAAGTGCTGCAGTAAAAAAGTGCCTCTGCCCCGCATGTGCTTCGTGGACCCTGTACGCCAGTGTGCTGAATGTGCCCTCATCTCTCAGAAAGAAGCGGAGTTTTATGACAAACAGCTTAAAGTACTCATGAATG GTGCTACATTTTTTGTAACTCTGGGAACATCCGATAAATCTGAGCTCATGGTTTGTCGACTTTCCAACAATCAGAG ATACCTGGTTTTGGATGGAGACAGCCACTATGAAATTGAAATTATACAGATTTCAACTGTTCAGATACTCACAGAGGGATTTACTCCTGGAG GAGGTAACACTCGTGCCATAGGAATGATTCTGCAATACAAAGTACCCGGCTCAGAGGAGCTCACGCAGATGAAGTTCACAGCCAGCGAAGACTTGAGCTGCAACAAGAAGCTGTCAGCCAGCTGGCTGGCTGCTATGCATAAG GCAACAAAACTTCTTTACGAGTCTCGGGACCAGTAA